The DNA window AGGCTCCAGCCACATTCCTGGGGATCCatgctgggagcagggtgggCTCCGGGGGGGATCCAGCTCCATCCCGGAGCTGCCCACGGAGCCGGAGGGACCAAATCCCAAATCAtccctgggaaaggcagagTGGCACCACCAGGGATCCATGCGGATTCAGGAGCAATTCCCCCATCCCAGGCTCCACAGGATGGGCTGGGAATCTCCTGGGGAACCTCTTCCAGTGGGAGTTTGGGATCTGCATTCCCGAAGCCAGGGGTTCATTCCCCCTCCTTGGCCTTAAGGAAGCTCATCCCTTCTTCCCTCTGGTCCCCTTttccaggagaaggagaagaagtaCATGTTGCCTTTGGATAATCTGAAAATCAGGGATGTGGAGAAGGGATTCATGTCCAACAAACACGTCTTCGCCATCTTCAACACGGAGCAGAGGTAGGGAATCCTCCCAGAATCCTGGGGTCGCTCTGGAGCCGCTCCCTGCTGACGGGCTCCTGGTTTTCATGGATTTTCCCTTCCCTCGGACATCGCTCCTCCAGACCCCGGCAccgctcccagctcctcctggaggaggctgggaCCCCATAGAGGGGGAACTCTCCAGGGGAAGCGGTGGCTTATCCGATACTTACACTGGGATTCCGCTGGGATTTGGGGCCCTGTCCATGATCCCAACCCCCGGTTCCGCTCCTTGCCCCGCAGGAACGTGTACAAGGACCTGCGGCAGATCGAGCTGGCCTGTGACTCCCAGGAAGACGTGGACAGCTGGAAAGCCTCCTTCCTCCGGGCGGGAGTTTATCCCGAGAAAGACCAAGTAAATTCCCACCGCGTTTCCCgatccctccagggctgggcctgggatgctcctggggGGAGTGTCCAGGTCTTGGGATCCCCTGGGAAATGCCAGGGAGAGGATGGAATTCCCAAGGGTGCCGCTGGATGGATCCGAGTCATTCCTGAGGCCGGGAACGGGGGGATTCTCCCCGAGTCGCTCCGATCCCGCTGGTAACTCACTCCCTGCTTTTCCAGACGGAGAGCGAGGATGGGGCTCAGGAAAACACCTTTTCCATGGATCCGCAGCTGGAGCGGCAGGTGGAGACCATCCGGAACCTCGTGGATTCCTACGTCGCGATCATCAACAAATCCATCCGGGACCTCATGCCAAAGACCATCATGCACCTCATGATCAACAATGTGAgcggggaagggctgggagcagggagaaggggctggaggaTGGCAAAAGGATCTGGAGAactgtgggagcagctgagggagctgcaggggctcagcctggaaaaacgAGGCTCCAGGGGTTCCCAGCGATTCCCTGGAAGGAGATGGAGCCAGGCAGGGGTTGATCCCTTCTCCCGAGGGACGGGACGAGAGGAAGTGGCCTCGAGGGGAGCCGGGGTGGGGTTCAGGTTGGATTTGGGGAAGACTCTTCCACGGGAAGTTTTCCATCCCTTGGCCTTGCCTCGgacctgtggatgtggcacgtGGGGACAGGGATCAGGGCGGCTCCAGGCTCGGACTCCGCGCGCTCCCCGGCTTTCCCACCCCAAACAATTCCGTACGCTTCGCTTTCTGCACGGATCCGCTCCCGTTCCCGGCCTCTCCCCCAAACCAAAGCGCtgcccagcccttcccttctcttcccagaCCAAGGATTTCATCCTCTCGGAGCTCCTGGCATTCCTGTACTCCTCATCCGACCAGAACAGCCTGATGGAGGAGTCGGCGGAGCAGGCGCAGCGCCGGGACGAGATGCTGCGCATGTACCACGCGCTCAAGGAGGCGCTGGGCATCATCGGCGACATCAGCACCAGCACCGTGTCCACGCCCGTGCCCCCGCCCGTGGACgacacctggctgcagcccGGCGCTGGACACAGGTGGGAACGCCGGGATTCGGGGGGTTCAGGGTGTTTCTTGCCGGATTTGGGGGGGTTCGGGGTGTTCCTGGGGTGTTTCCAGAGGGGTTTGCGGTGTTTCCAAGGGGTCCTCAGGGGATTGAGGGTGTTCTGGGAGGGTGAGGGTCTTTCCAGAGGGGTTTTGGGTGTTTCCAGAGGGATTGAGGTGTTTCCAAGGGGTCCTCAGGGGATTGAGGGTGTTCCTGGGAGGGTGAGGGTCTTTCCAGAGGGGTTTTGGGTGTTTCCAGAGGGGTTTTGGGTGTTTCCAGAGGGATTGAGGGTGTTTCCAGAGGGGCTTTGGGCGTTTCCAGAGGGTGTTTTCAGCAGGACTGGGGTATTCCCAGGGGTCTGGGATGTTTCCAGAGGTGGTATTTGAGGTGTTCCTGTGGgatttcccttcttcccagaaTGATTTATCGTGTTCCCGTGGGTGTTGGGGTGTCCCCATGGATGTCAGGGTGTTCCCAGGGACGATTTCCCTTGTTCCCAGTGGGATTTCCATCGCTCCCCCGGCTCCCGGGGATTCCCCGTGGGGGTTCGGGGATCCCGGGCCGTGTCCATTCCCTCCCGGATGACCAATCCCATTCCATGTCCAGCCCCCCCCCGCAGCGCCGGCCACCCTCGGCTCTGCTCCCTCCGGGCCGCCCCCCCTCGCTCCGAGCCCCGGctccggggccgccgccgctgctgccgctgcccggGGGGGGCCCGCCCGCCTTCACCGCGCCCCCGATCCCGTCCCGCCTCGGCCCCTTCGCCGCCGCCAGCGACCCCTTCACGGCCCCGCCCCAGAtccccgcccggcccgcgcGGATCCCGCCCGGGATCCCACCGGGAGTGCCCAGGTGAGACAATCCCGGGAGGAGCGAGCGCGGGGGGCTGGGATTGAGGGGTGGGGGCTGCTCCGGGGGGGTCCCACCGAGGATCCCACCGGAACCTGCCGGGCTCTCAGCCCCCCGCTGCCCCGCAGGagacccccggcagccccgaGCCGCCCGACCATCATCCGCCCGGCCGAGCCGTCCCTGCTGGATTAACCCCGGAGCTGCCGGGGATCCGCGGGATccgcccccccgccgccgccgccgccgccgccgccgccgccctcggAACGGGGGAGAACGGGGGAAAAACAACCCTGAGCCCCTCGCAGCCCTCCCGGAACCCCCCGGCCGATCCCAGGGCCGATCCCGGGGCTGATCCCGGATCCCGGGGCCGATCCCGGGGCTGATCCCGGCCGGTGGCAGCTCCATGGCTGGTCCCAGCAGCTGATCCTGGCAGCTCCGAGGCTGCTCCCGGAGCCCCCCCAGCCCGTCCGGGGCGCAGGCCGGGACAGTGAcggatttttggggtggggggggaatATTGCACTTTGTCAGAATTCCCGGCGCTCCCGCCGGGATGGCCCGAGGGGGTGATGGTCCGATCCCCactctgccttcctcctcctcctcctcgtcttcctcctcttcttcctcctctccccctcccacaAGTTTTGTATGAATATATTCCCCAGAACGCCGCGGGATTTGGGGATTCTCCCCCAGACCCGCCCACGGctcctcccctgccgcagcccaggtttgggggttttttttttagagcttCGGGGTTTTTAGAGGTGGGGAAAAtactggaattcccagagggaTTCACTAATGAACCCAATTCCCGGTCGGTCCGCGAACCTCAGGAATTTCCTCTCGGGAATAACCccgcggaggaggaggaggaggaagccgCGACCCCCCAGGCTCCGTTATCCCGGGAAGCCGCAGCGTcccggggcagggggaggggggatcCGTATCCATGGGGAATTCCCGGAGCGAGGAGGGGGGGGTTTGCTCTGGAAGCATctcccccttctctcccccCGTGTTCCCAATCCCGCTCCGCCGGCTCCGGCTGGGAGCCGAGgttgtaaatatttttacagactTGTATTaattgtataaaaaaaaaaaaggaaaaaaaaccaaaacaaaaaacccaaaaaaacccaaaaccaggaaaaaaaaaagaaaaaaacaaaaaaaaacaaaaacaaaacttcCCGGCCCAGCAATAATATGGATTTTTCCAaccccccccggccccggtgCCTTAACGACCCCCCGGCTCGGGGGGGCCAATTAATCCATTAACGAGCCGGGGGCGGTTTTGGGGGGGCGGCTCCGGCCCCCCCCAGGGGTCCCCCCGAAGTGCCTCCGCTCCGCGTCCCATTAATGAACTAAAAACCggcaaaaaaatccaaataaagggaaaaaaaaatcaaaaccgAGTGTGAtgtgtgggatttgggggggggggttagCCTCGCTCTTCACCCTTTGGGGGGgatgggggatttgggggctcCCGGGGGGGTCTCAGGGCGCAGCTCCCCCCGTTCCCACCGGGACCCGCCCTTgtcccgctcccgctccccaGAATTTCATGGATAACGGTTAAAACAGCCCGAAGTTCAATTTATTTGCGTCGGTCCGCCCGGGAAGGGGGGGCTGCGGGCTCTGCCCCGCCCGTCCCGGCGGGATTCACCCCTCCGGCCTGGAACGCCGCGATGCGGACCCGAGCTCCCGCGGGGATTCACCCCCAATCCCGCGGGTCTCCCCTTCCGACCCCGCTCCGGGGTCCACGTGCAAAATCCGGGATTTCGGGACAGTTTGGGGTCAAAATTCCTTCGGGATCAGCCGCGGCCACGGGCGCCGCCATCGCCGCGCGACGCCGCTCAGGGAGGCCCCGCCCAGGGCTGCCGGCGGCGCCGCCTGAGGCGGGAGGTGACCCCGGGACCCCGCCTGATCCGAGATCCCGGCGGCGATCCCGGTAACTGATCCCAGCGGCGATCCCGGTAACTGATTCCGGCGGCTGGTCCCGGTAACTGATCCCGGTGACTCGTCCCAGTCGCTGATCCGGGAGTTTTTCAGGCGGCACCGGGGCCGCCCGCGGCGCGGGGTcctctcttcccccagcctcCCCCTGGGTCCTCTGCGCTCATTGGCTGTTCCCTCCCCTGTGTCCTGACTTCTGATTGGCCAGCGCGAAATTGTCCCCGCCCCCTCCGTAGCCCCGGTGGTCGCGGGCGCCGCCTGGCGGAGCAAGAGTCCCACAATGCACCGCGCGGGACCCGGGGCAGCCGAGGGGAATTTGGGGGcaaatttggggatttgggggcagATTTTCAGGTCCAGGGCGAAAAATGGGAACAGATTTGAAGGTCTGGGGGCAGACTTGGGGAAGTGCAGGTCTGATTTGGGGGTGTGGGGCAGATTTGAGGGATTTTAGGGCAGATTTGGGGGGTCTTGAGGTAGATTTTGGGACCCAGGAGCAgattttggggtctctggggcAGATGTGGGGGTCCAGGGTCCCTCTTTCCATCCCTTTCATGTCAAGATCGCGACAACTCGAGGCGCCAGCCCCGGAAATCTGTTCCCAGCCTGGAGGATCTGCATTTCCCCCCCCGAGCTCGGAGCTTTGGGTACAAAAAAACCATTTTTGCGCAATGGGTGAAAAATTCATTTCCTGGGGCCGAGAGCAGCCGCTTCCTTCCTGCGCCCTGAATCCCCGGCCCGGCGCCGCCCGGCTCTTCCCGGCGCATTCCGGCACATTCCGGCTCATCCCTCGTTCCCGGGGAGCTcccacaggaggaggaggaggaggatgaggttGGAGTTTCTGCTCCTCGTGGCCGCGGCGTTTCCCTCGTGCCTGAGTCAGATGAGCCACGGTTCCCGCCAGGATTCCCGCCAGGATTCCCGCCACAATTCCCGCCGTTCCATGGCCACGCCAAGGCTGCTCCCGGCGCCGTTGGTGCTCCGGATGCCCCCGGGCCTGGGTCCCCCCCGGATCCGCTGCCTGGCCCCGCGACGCTTCTCCGGCAGCACCTTTGAGCTTTTCCAGGGAATCTCGGCGCTCCCGGTGCAGAGCGTTCCGGCCGCTCCCGACCACCACTGGGCCGAGTTCTCCCTGCCCGGAGCCGCCCGGTGCTTCTGGTGCCGGTACCGGAGCCACAACGGCAGCGTCTGGCTGGAGTCAGAGCTGAGCCCCGGGATTGGGAGCTCCGGTGGGTGGGGGGGGGCTCATCCCGGGGGGAATCCCCTTCCCGCACCCGGGGGGTGCCGCGGAGCCAAATCTGGTGTTTTTCTCCCCAGATTTGGGCGATGCCGAGTGTCACCCCAGCGACGCCGCGGCCACGGGACCCCCCCCCACCGCCGGCGCCTTGCGGGAAGGTACCGGCACCACCCCGGGGCTGATCCCTGCCGCGGATCCCGGTCCGGACCCCGGTGATCCCCCCCCACCCTCTCTCCCTTCCAGTTCCTTCCTGGCTCCTCCCGGTCTCGGTCGGTGCCGCcgtcctggggctgctgctgctgctggcggcCGTGGCCGTGGCCTGGCAAGGTGGGCAGGGGGCTCAGAACCGGGAATTCCGGGGGGGCAGcacccagggacccccaccCCGCCCTGCAGGGCTGTCCTGGCCCCCGGTGCCACCGGTTCTGCTCCTCACAGGCGTCCGGCGGCGGCGTGGGCAGAGCCACACGGTCCCGGCCCCGGTAAGGCCAGACCCCTGTGCCGGTGCTGTGACCCCGTGacccccaaagccacccccaGGCCCCTCAATCCCACCCGtgtccccccaaaatccacGCCCGTGTCGCTCCTGTCTCGGCAGAGCTTCCCCATGGCCCCCGCGCCGGCGCCGCCGGCCCAGTGAGGGGGTCCCGAGGATCCCGGTTGTGCCTCTGCTCCTTTgggtcccggtcccggtcctTTGAGCGCGTCCCGGTGTCCCCACGGGTCGGGGCTGCGCcgctgctgcctcagctccgCCGTGGCCCCGGTGCTGCCAGGCGCCCACCGGACTCTCCGGTGCCAATAAAAGCGTTCGTCtccagcgccgccgccgccgcatTCCCGCgatcccggtgccggtgccagTCCTGGTGTCGGTGGCAGTTCCCAGTGCcgtgtcccattcccagtgcccatTCCCGGTGctccgttcccattcccagtgcccatTCCCGGTgccccgttcccattcccagtgccccgttcccattcccggtttcccattcccagtgccgATTCCCGGTTTCCCATTCCCGGTgccccgttcccattcccagtgccccaTTCCCggtttcccattcccagtgccccgttcccattcccggtgccccgttcccattcccggtTTCCCATTCCTAATgccccgttcccattcccggtACGCCGTTCCCATTCCCGGTTCCCATTCCCGGTgccccgttcccattcccgctGTCCTGTTCCCATTACCGGTgccccgttcccattcccggtGCCATTCCCGGTGCCCTGTTCCCATTCCCGCTGTCCTGTTCCCATTCCTGGTGCCCATTCCCATTCTCGgtttcccattcccaatgccccgttcccattcccggtaccccgttcccattcccggtaccccgttcccattcccggtgccccgttcccattcccgctgtcctgttcccattcccggTGTCCCGGTACCGGTGCCCTCACGCCCGCCAGGGGGCGCACCGGGccgggggggcggggcctgtcgggggcggggcctcggcggggcggggcgcgtGCCCCGgtgggcggggccggggcggggggcggggccccGGGtgggcggggcgcggcgcggtCCAAGATGGCCGCGGTGTCGGTGTTCCCCGGCGTGCGGCTCCTCACGGTCGGGGACGCGAACGGGGAGATCCAGcggcaccaggagcagcagccgcTGCGCCTCGAGGTCCGCACCGGCCCCGACAGCGCCGCCATCGCCCTCTACGGCCGTGAgtgcgcgggggggggggcccgGGAGAGGCGGGGGGCCCGGCGGgggagggggatgtggggagaggggggggggggtctgagGGGtctgtggggatgggggaggaggaTCTGAGGGGTCTGTGAGGATGGGAAGGGGCCCTGAGGGGTCAGTGGGGTTGCGGGGTGGCTCCGAGGGgtctgtgagggtggggggggggtctgAGGGGtctgtggggatgggggaggggccctgaggggtcAGAGGGGGCGGGAGGGGCTAAAACGGGGCCCTGAGGGGTctctggggatgggggggggtCGGGAAGGGACCCTGAGGGGTCagtgaggagctgggggggctctgagggctctgtggggatgggggggctgggagggggggaGATCGGCGGGgtgggggcacctggggggctCTGGAGGGTTCGGGGGTGCTggggcgcggggggggccgGGCCTGGGGCGGcgagctggggctggggggggctgggggttcggggccggggggggctgggctgccgggggggggctgggggctccagAGAGAGGCTCGGGGGCACTTTGGGGTGCCCGATGCCTTTGGGGGGGTCTcagcgcccccgccccgcccggccgaGGTCAGGGGGCTCGGGGGGAGCTCGGGGGGGTCCCCGTCCCCCGGCGTTTCCCGGAGGCTGCGGAAAGTTCGTtcccatcccccccccccccctaaTTCCCACTTTTGCCCGAATCGGCCCCAATTCCGTGACCTTCCCGGCGCCCGGGGGGGCTCCCGGTGGCGCCCCCGAGTTCCAGGGGctcggggggcggcggcggcgccgacTCCTCTTTGTCTGCGCGCAGGATTCCGGCTTTTCCCGAGCTTTGGggcatttttccctctctttccccaaACCCGGCGTCTCCTGCGCTTTGTGCTCGGGATCCTCCGCGTCCGGCCGGGATccccgcggctcccggcggATTATCCGCGGTGGGGGGCGAGCCCCCGGCCCCCTCCGTGCTAGCGGGGCGCTCCGTTACGTTAATTAACCAGCGGGAATAATTAACGCGCGGCCACGGCTTTGACACCgatgggggcgggggggaaactgaggcacggcgGCCGCTTCATGCCCGAGCCCGCGGCTCCTCCCGGTGCCGGCCGGGCCCGTTCTCCGCCGGGAACGCCGCAGCTTCCCCCGGAGCCTCCGGAAGCCGTTCCAGAGGAGCCTTTGTGTGCCGGgccgggggctccggggggctCGGGCCGCCCGTGCAGCATCTGCCGGCACATCTGGCGGCCCTTTCATCGGCCACAAAGAGCCGGAGCCGGCGGAATTCCCGCTCCCGGCGCTCCCGGCTCGGGGCAGGTGTTGCCGGCTCGGCCTCGCTCCCGGCGCTCCCGGTCCATCCCGATCCAACTTCCCGCGCCGCGTGGCCGCTCCGCCGGGACGGGAGGGGGCTCCGGCAGCCGCATCCCGGCGGAAAGACCGGGATTTTTGGGGAAGCGGCGCGGTTGGTTTTCCCGGCTGCTGCCCCGCTCGCTGCCGGTGGCCGCTCCCGGCTCCCGGGGTGACTCCCGGGGCGATTCCCGAGTCCCGGGGTTACTCCCGGCTCCTAGGATGGCTCCTGGGGCAATTCCCAGCGCAGCCCCGGGCCCTGCAGCCTCTTCCCTTACATCCACGGGGACAGTCCCCATTTCTGACTGGAATTCCGGCCGCTGCCCCCTTTCTCACCCCGGGCCGTGCTTTAGGGGTGCTCCCTCGCTGTAATTAGGGGTTAATTAGGTTAACTGTGCCTTATCATGCTCTGTTCAGAGGGTTCAGGGCTTGGCCTCGTGCTCACCCCGAttttctctctgtcccctcccttttccttccatccCACCCCATTTTCCCTCTGTGCCCGCCCCGTTTTCCCTCTCCACACCCTCCTCtcccatttccccccaccccccccattCCCGgttttccctcctcccagaTGAGGACGTCTGCGTGTTCAAGTGCTCCGTGTCCCGCGAGACCGAGTGCAGCCGGGTGGGCAAACAATCCTTCATCATCACCCTGGGCTGCAACAGCGTCCTGCTGCAGTTTGGGACCCCCAACGGTGCGAAACCCCCCCCGGATGCCCCCGGACCCCGCTGGGTTCCCCCGGGATGCCCCAATAACCCCCCCCgtccccttttccccccagatTTCTGCTCCTTTTACAACATCCTGAAGAACTGCCGGGGCCACAACACGGAGCGCTCGGTGTTCAGCGAGCGCACGGAGGAGTCCTCGGCCGTGCAGTACTTCCAGGTGGGAATTCCCGGTCCTGGGGGGGATGTTCCCGGCCTGGCAGCGTTCCCGGGGTGACggcgtgtccgtgtgtccggcAGTTCTACGGGtacctgtcccagcagcagaacatgATGCAGGACTATGTGCGCACGGGGACGTACCAGCGGGCGATCCTGCAGAACCACAGCGACTTCAAGGACAAGGTCTGTGGGATCGCGATCGTTGCGGGGGGGATTCAGCTCGGTTTGGAGGAATCCGGcttgttttggggattttggcTGTTTTTAGGGGAATCTGGCTTGGTTTGGGGGGGATCTGGCTCAGTTTTTGTGAAGACTGGCCTGGTTTTAGGGGGGAAGCCTGCCTTGGTTTTTCGTGGGATCTGGTTGAGGTTTGGGGGAACCTGGCtaagttttgggttttggggaagcctggctcagtTTGGGGTGGGAATGTGGCTGGGTCTTGGCGGGATTTGGCTGGGATTGTGGGCAGGATGCTGGTGGGAACCCTGGCTCATGTTTTGGAGAATCTGCCCTGTTTTTTGGGAAGCCTGGCTCACTTTCGGGACAAACCAGGCTCACTTTGGGGtctgcctgcagctccagcagcacagcctggtcCCGGAGCTGGAAATTGggctgttttccccatttttcgGGAGCACACCTGGCGAGGGGTGGGACAGCCCCGCTCCTGCGGGAGCCGCCGTTCCCACGCCGCGTTAAATATAGGATCAAGCACAGGATCAGAGCGGCTTTGGGCGCCAGGGCTGCCCTAATCCCCGCCATTCGCACGGCTCCCCGGGCTGGATAAACTCCACGAGGCTCAGGCATCCCCCTGGCATCCCCCTGGCATCCCCCTGGCATCCCCCTTTCCCCAGATCGTCCTGGACGTGGGCTGCGGCTCCGGGATCCTCTCCTTCTTCGCGGCGCAGGCTGGGGCGCGGAAAATCTACGCGGTGGAAGCCAGCACCATGGCCCAGCACGCTGAGGTGAGCCGGGGGGGCTCCCAAAGAGCTCCCAAACACCCAGGGTGGCCATcccagagcctgacccccctCTCGTTGCACCCTTTCCCAGGTGCTGGTGAAGAGCAACAACCTGACGGAGCGGATCGTGGTGATCCCGGGCAAGGTGGAGGAGGTGTCg is part of the Corvus moneduloides isolate bCorMon1 chromosome 32, bCorMon1.pri, whole genome shotgun sequence genome and encodes:
- the LOC116437085 gene encoding uncharacterized protein LOC116437085 isoform X1 produces the protein MRLEFLLLVAAAFPSCLSQMSHGSRQDSRQDSRHNSRRSMATPRLLPAPLVLRMPPGLGPPRIRCLAPRRFSGSTFELFQGISALPVQSVPAAPDHHWAEFSLPGAARCFWCRYRSHNGSVWLESELSPGIGSSDLGDAECHPSDAAATGPPPTAGALREVPSWLLPVSVGAAVLGLLLLLAAVAVAWQGGQGAQNREFRGGSTQGPPPRPAGLSWPPVPPVLLLTGVRRRRGQSHTVPAPSFPMAPAPAPPAQ
- the LOC116437085 gene encoding uncharacterized protein LOC116437085 isoform X2, whose protein sequence is MRLEFLLLVAAAFPSCLSQMSHGSRQDSRQDSRHNSRRSMATPRLLPAPLVLRMPPGLGPPRIRCLAPRRFSGSTFELFQGISALPVQSVPAAPDHHWAEFSLPGAARCFWCRYRSHNGSVWLESELSPGIGSSDLGDAECHPSDAAATGPPPTAGALREVPSWLLPVSVGAAVLGLLLLLAAVAVAWQGVRRRRGQSHTVPAPSFPMAPAPAPPAQ